In Streptomyces sp. NBC_00483, a single window of DNA contains:
- a CDS encoding M1 family metallopeptidase, which yields MLLSSRTPRVAALLAAGASLALVAAAAPAEPLGIGDRLFPHLGNPGYDVTDYDISFTYRGDNNKPLDAVTKINARATSWLDRINLDFSHGTVRSVTVNGARAHYATKGEDLVVTPTAAVAPGQALNITVQHTSDPRSGKKEVGWLRTKDGLAMANQADAAHRVFPSNDHPSDKAYFTFRVTAPKMYTVVANGLPVGKTRQGGATKWAYRTAHPMATELAQVSIGRSAVLHQEGPHGLPVRDVVPAKDVKALKPWLKKTPGQISWMEGKVGHYPFENYGLLIAHASTGFELETQTLSLFERDLFERPEYPKWYVESIMVHELAHQWFGDSVSPRSWSDLWLNEGHATWYESLYAQEKADRPMVKRMRAAYRASDAMRADGGPPAAPKAPTSDGKISIFRPVVYDGSALVLYALRQEIGADAFQRLERTWVGTHRDSTATTADFVRLASQLSGRDLSDFFDAWLYGKKTPPMPGHPNWKVDPVSKH from the coding sequence ATGCTGCTCAGCTCCCGAACGCCCCGCGTCGCCGCACTTCTGGCCGCCGGCGCCTCGCTCGCCCTTGTCGCCGCGGCCGCACCCGCCGAGCCGCTCGGCATCGGCGACCGGCTCTTCCCGCATCTCGGCAACCCCGGCTACGACGTCACCGACTACGACATCTCCTTCACGTACCGCGGTGACAACAACAAGCCCCTCGACGCCGTCACCAAGATCAACGCGCGGGCGACCTCCTGGCTCGACCGGATCAACCTCGACTTCTCGCACGGCACCGTGCGTTCGGTGACGGTCAACGGGGCGCGGGCGCACTACGCCACCAAGGGCGAGGACCTGGTCGTCACACCCACCGCGGCCGTGGCTCCCGGCCAAGCCCTGAACATCACCGTGCAGCACACCAGCGACCCGAGGTCCGGCAAGAAGGAAGTCGGCTGGCTGCGCACCAAGGACGGGCTCGCGATGGCCAACCAGGCCGACGCCGCGCACCGTGTCTTCCCGTCCAACGACCACCCCTCCGACAAGGCCTACTTCACCTTCCGGGTCACCGCACCCAAGATGTACACGGTGGTCGCCAACGGTCTCCCTGTCGGGAAAACGCGACAAGGAGGTGCCACGAAGTGGGCCTACCGCACCGCCCACCCCATGGCCACCGAGCTCGCCCAGGTCTCCATCGGCCGTTCCGCGGTGCTGCACCAGGAAGGCCCGCACGGACTCCCCGTACGCGATGTCGTGCCGGCCAAGGACGTCAAGGCGCTGAAGCCGTGGCTCAAGAAGACGCCGGGCCAGATCTCCTGGATGGAGGGGAAGGTCGGCCACTACCCCTTCGAGAACTACGGGCTACTGATCGCCCATGCGTCCACCGGTTTCGAACTCGAGACGCAAACGCTCTCTCTCTTCGAGAGAGACCTGTTCGAGCGCCCCGAGTACCCGAAGTGGTACGTCGAGTCGATCATGGTCCATGAGCTGGCACACCAGTGGTTCGGCGACAGCGTCAGCCCCCGCTCCTGGTCCGACCTGTGGCTCAACGAGGGCCACGCCACCTGGTACGAGTCCCTGTACGCCCAGGAGAAGGCGGACCGGCCCATGGTGAAGCGGATGCGCGCCGCCTACCGCGCGTCCGACGCCATGCGCGCCGACGGCGGACCGCCCGCCGCACCCAAGGCGCCCACGAGCGACGGGAAGATCAGCATCTTCCGGCCGGTCGTCTACGACGGCAGCGCCCTGGTCCTTTACGCCCTGCGCCAGGAGATCGGCGCGGACGCCTTCCAGCGCCTGGAGCGCACGTGGGTGGGCACGCACCGTGACTCCACCGCCACGACCGCGGACTTCGTGCGGCTCGCCTCGCAGCTGTCGGGGCGGGACCTGAGCGACTTCTTCGACGCCTGGCTCTACGGGAAGAAGACGCCGCCCATGCCGGGCCATCCGAACTGGAAGGTCGACCCGGTGTCGAAGCACTGA
- a CDS encoding RelA/SpoT family protein: MSAEATNPANPGPITPGAHRRRARPRIDLRRLGRAALLGPAARGRLPDAIGHVAEAHRAHYPDAVLEPLHRAYVLAESSHRGQMRKSGEPYITHPLAVTLILAELGAETTTLTASLLHDTVEDTEVTLDQVRKEFGEEVAYLVDGVTKLEKVDYGAAAEPETFRKMLVATGNDVRVMSIKLADRLHNMRTLGVMRQEKQERIARVTRDVLIPLAERLGVQALKTELEDLVFAILRPEEYGQTRELMTSYAQRTEDSLAGFATELRSVLREAGLSAEVLIRPRHFVSVHRVRRKRGELRGADFGRLLVLVSEDADCYGVLGELHTCFTPVVSEFKDFIAVPKFNLYQSLHTAVARTDGEVAEVLIRTHQMHKVAEAGVVALGNPYTPSGEEHLDTVGERSDPTRPGWLNRLLDWQQSAPDTDTFWSTLREDLAQDREITVFRPDGATIGLPAGASCVDAAYAQYGEDAHACIGARVNGRLATLSTVLCDGDTVQLLMAGVEGSAASEPSIDWLDHARTPAARIAIRRWLATHPEGPSAPPSAPRAPYSGPSARPFAANAVVDQPGATVRLAGCCTPVPPDEVTGFAVRGGVVTVHRVSCSGVARMKDAGRAEVGVRWADADAAEYRVTLIAESFSRPHLLADLTEAIALEGVAIISATVDPPDQGRVRHTYTLQLPDAAHLQGLMRAMRNVPGVYDVGRTRHAAAGAL; the protein is encoded by the coding sequence ATGAGTGCGGAGGCGACCAACCCCGCGAACCCGGGACCGATCACGCCCGGAGCGCACCGTCGGCGTGCCCGCCCCCGGATCGACCTGCGCCGTCTCGGCCGCGCGGCGCTCCTCGGCCCCGCCGCCCGCGGCCGCCTCCCCGACGCGATCGGCCACGTGGCGGAGGCCCACCGGGCCCACTACCCCGACGCCGTCCTGGAGCCCCTGCACCGCGCCTACGTACTGGCCGAGTCCTCGCACCGCGGCCAGATGCGCAAGAGCGGCGAGCCGTACATCACACACCCGCTCGCCGTGACGCTGATCCTGGCCGAGCTGGGCGCGGAGACCACGACGCTGACCGCCTCCCTCCTCCACGACACCGTCGAGGACACCGAGGTCACGCTCGACCAGGTACGCAAGGAGTTCGGCGAGGAGGTCGCCTATCTCGTCGACGGCGTGACCAAGTTGGAGAAGGTCGACTACGGGGCGGCGGCGGAACCCGAGACGTTCCGCAAAATGCTCGTCGCCACCGGGAACGACGTGCGCGTCATGTCGATCAAGCTCGCCGACCGCCTGCACAACATGCGCACCCTCGGCGTCATGCGCCAGGAGAAGCAGGAACGGATCGCGAGAGTCACCCGCGACGTCCTGATCCCGCTCGCCGAGCGGCTGGGTGTGCAGGCACTGAAGACCGAGCTCGAGGACCTCGTGTTCGCGATCCTGCGTCCCGAGGAGTACGGGCAGACCCGCGAGCTCATGACCTCCTACGCGCAGCGCACGGAGGACTCCCTCGCCGGGTTCGCGACCGAGCTGCGCTCAGTGCTGCGCGAGGCGGGCCTGAGCGCCGAAGTCCTCATCAGGCCGCGGCACTTCGTGTCCGTCCACCGAGTGCGGCGCAAGCGTGGCGAGCTGCGCGGGGCCGACTTCGGGCGCCTTCTCGTCCTCGTGTCCGAGGACGCGGACTGTTACGGAGTCCTCGGCGAGCTGCACACGTGTTTCACGCCGGTGGTCTCGGAGTTCAAGGACTTCATCGCCGTACCGAAGTTCAACCTGTACCAGTCGCTGCACACCGCGGTCGCCCGCACGGACGGCGAGGTCGCCGAAGTCCTCATCCGTACGCACCAGATGCACAAGGTGGCGGAGGCGGGCGTCGTGGCGCTCGGCAATCCGTACACGCCCTCCGGCGAGGAGCACCTGGACACCGTGGGCGAGCGCTCCGACCCCACGCGCCCCGGCTGGTTGAACCGACTGCTCGACTGGCAGCAGTCCGCGCCGGACACCGACACCTTCTGGTCGACACTGCGCGAGGACCTCGCCCAGGACCGCGAGATCACCGTGTTCAGGCCCGATGGAGCCACCATCGGCCTCCCCGCAGGCGCCAGTTGCGTGGACGCCGCGTACGCGCAGTACGGAGAGGACGCCCACGCCTGCATCGGCGCGCGGGTCAACGGCCGCCTGGCGACGCTCAGTACGGTCCTCTGTGACGGTGACACCGTCCAGCTGCTCATGGCGGGGGTGGAGGGCAGCGCCGCGTCCGAGCCGTCGATCGACTGGCTCGACCACGCCCGTACGCCCGCCGCCCGCATCGCCATCCGCCGCTGGCTCGCCACCCATCCGGAGGGGCCGAGCGCGCCCCCCTCGGCGCCCCGCGCCCCGTACAGCGGTCCCTCGGCGCGGCCCTTCGCGGCGAACGCCGTGGTCGACCAGCCGGGCGCCACGGTGCGCCTCGCGGGCTGCTGCACGCCCGTACCGCCCGACGAGGTGACCGGGTTCGCCGTGCGCGGCGGCGTCGTCACCGTGCACCGCGTCTCCTGCTCCGGAGTGGCGCGCATGAAGGACGCGGGGCGTGCGGAGGTCGGCGTGCGCTGGGCGGACGCGGACGCGGCCGAGTACCGGGTGACCCTGATCGCCGAGTCGTTCAGCCGTCCCCATCTGCTGGCCGACCTGACCGAGGCCATAGCGCTGGAGGGCGTCGCCATCATCTCGGCGACCGTGGACCCGCCCGACCAGGGCCGCGTCCGGCACACGTACACGCTCCAACTTCCGGACGCCGCGCACCTCCAGGGCCTCATGCGGGCGATGCGGAACGTGCCGGGCGTGTACGACGTGGGGCGCACGCGCCACGCGGCGGCAGGCGCCCTGTAG